The genomic window GCGGAAGGGGCCGCGGGGGCGGAGGTCGCAATTGATGGCGAGAGGCCGCACGCGGGCCAGGGCTGCCTGAAGCTGACCGCGCCGGCCGCCTCGGCCTCGGCGACCAGCGGCGACTTCCCCACCGGCGGCTCGCCGAGCCTCACCATCCAGGCGTTCCTCCGCGCGGAGCCCGCCGGCAGCGCCGTGCGGCTCTGGATCCAGGGCGAGGTCGGCGGCCAGCCCTACCTGCGCCGCACCGAGTTCCGCGTCGGGCCGGACTGGGAGGCGAAGGCCGTCCGCGCCGCGGACCTGCCGGCCGGCGGCCTGGACTCGGCCCGCCTCCGGTTCGAGATGCTCGGCCCCGGCACCCTCTGGATCGACGACCTGCGGCTCGCCGGCGAGGCCCCGTCGCGGGCGGTCCGGCTGAACGCCCAGCGGACGCTCATCGCGGCCCTCCAGGCCTATCGGGCGCAGCACTACGCGGAGTTCGCCAGGCTCTCCCGGTCCCACTGGGCGCGGCACCCCGGCGTCCTCGCCGCCGGCCGCCCGGGGCGCCCGGGCGAGATCTCCGAGGCGGCCCGCGGGCGCCGCCCCGGCCAGGGGCCGGCCGAGGCTTCTGCCCTTTCGCCTGAGAAGACGCTGCGGTAAGATTCCCGAGGCGGCCGGAGGACCGGACCCTCCGCCGCGGGCCACCGGGCCGCACGGCCGGGGCCGAGGAGAGGACAGGACAGGAGGGGTCGGTGTTCGTCGCCTGCAGCACACTCTGCTTCGCGAGGGAGCCGCTGGAGAAGGCCCTGCGCCTGATCGCGGAATTCGAGTTCGACAAGTTCGAGCTGGCCCTCACCGAGGGCGGCCAGCACCTGCGCCCCTCCGAGGTCGGCGAGGACCCCGAGGCCGCGCTCCAGCGCCTGCGAAGCGCGCCCAGCCTCATCCCCTCGGCGATCTACGCCGACTTCGGGCCCGTGGACTGGGGCGACCCCGCGATCCGCAAGCGGTTCGAGGCGATCTGCCGGTTCGCCAAGTCCCTGGGCGTCGCCGTGATCACCGTCCACGCCGCGGCCGCCGGCACGCCGGTGGACGCGGAGGTGAAGCGGCTCTCCGGGCTCGTCTCCTTCGCCCTCCGCAACGGCCTGGTGCTCGCCCTGCTGACGCACTCGGAGACCCTCGCCGGGGATCCCGCCGTCGCGGTCCAGCTCTGCAAGGCGCTGCCGGGCCTGGGCCTCACACTGGACCCCAGCCACGGGCTCCAGGGCGGGTACAAGGAGGCCGACCTGGACGCGATGTATCCCTACGTCCAGAACTGCCACCTCCGCGACACCGGCAAGAACCCCGGCGAGTTCCAGGTCCGCGTCGGCCAGGGCCAGATCGAGTACGCCCGGATCGTCACGCAGCTCCAGCGCCACGGCTACAACCGCGGCCTGACGGTCTCCATCGTGGACCGGCCGGAGAACACCTTCGACCGCGAGGTCGAGGTCCGCA from Aquisphaera giovannonii includes these protein-coding regions:
- a CDS encoding sugar phosphate isomerase/epimerase family protein: MFVACSTLCFAREPLEKALRLIAEFEFDKFELALTEGGQHLRPSEVGEDPEAALQRLRSAPSLIPSAIYADFGPVDWGDPAIRKRFEAICRFAKSLGVAVITVHAAAAGTPVDAEVKRLSGLVSFALRNGLVLALLTHSETLAGDPAVAVQLCKALPGLGLTLDPSHGLQGGYKEADLDAMYPYVQNCHLRDTGKNPGEFQVRVGQGQIEYARIVTQLQRHGYNRGLTVSIVDRPENTFDREVEVRKLKLLLETLL